In Fibrobacter sp. UWB2, the following are encoded in one genomic region:
- a CDS encoding phosphoglycerate mutase family protein has translation MKKFGLTAIGFAAFWASLWMAGCGSDGNPATGNGDIDPNQPISLFDTLSVPSAANLPACDASREGRAFFVQNENLPRLCVKGSWRSAADSTDFSVTCSDGFLHAVDKISPTGTIVGSADTVFVEGFVSPISGIAQKGPFVFGTSVTVTEANKEFNTETYQKAEGCILTNDGRYFFNEVHSNSNCVKIRATGFYRNEVTGRVSNNPITLAAKTCSPEHANVNILTHITIPRIEQLTMNHIDFAEAKAQAEREAFAAFGIDTVMLYSQPYFTDGRTDKPVAEDLDMFGNSEYSAALFAISAMIQGERSENDMMNLANNLAEDLKGDGTWNDQNWKIQIADWIVGLDTLWKYNDIRNNVSSWGMSIPNFERYMRAFIPIAYGFEPCTDANAGQVTYVNQGQSALFANDYEHADHSRVRFICDANSKEWRIAQPIEKDTAGFGPGEYDKEVREGRVNHDNYYIFETATNAWRVATPQEADGFTDLVEVYANLKSDEKAVFIIRHSERTDDTGPNGHLTSNGKTYARNLGTRLATIAKEDFYYGYSGYTRTQETCEEIAIGKGQTGHTLNILPYMDGAWYIKDEATANNYINAEGGWVVFSKYGFTGAYPDAFYDLETRSEELLKNNILANLPAMKRVNVMCTHDYLVVPLLAYTTNGHANVRYYEKWRWVNYLSGVAMIISADGSVRYVPVKGLESGTM, from the coding sequence ATGAAGAAATTTGGTTTAACAGCGATTGGTTTTGCTGCTTTTTGGGCATCGTTATGGATGGCGGGCTGTGGCTCTGACGGAAACCCTGCCACCGGCAATGGCGACATTGACCCGAACCAGCCGATTTCTCTTTTCGATACTTTGAGCGTTCCGAGCGCAGCCAACTTGCCCGCCTGCGATGCAAGCCGTGAAGGTCGCGCATTCTTTGTGCAGAACGAGAACTTGCCGCGACTTTGCGTAAAAGGTTCTTGGCGCAGTGCAGCGGACTCCACAGACTTTAGCGTCACATGCAGCGACGGATTTCTGCACGCGGTTGACAAAATTTCGCCAACCGGAACAATCGTCGGTAGCGCAGACACGGTCTTTGTCGAAGGCTTCGTTTCGCCGATTTCTGGCATTGCGCAAAAAGGACCGTTCGTCTTTGGCACAAGCGTTACCGTCACCGAAGCGAACAAGGAATTCAACACCGAGACTTACCAAAAAGCAGAAGGCTGCATCCTCACGAATGACGGCCGCTACTTCTTTAACGAAGTCCACTCAAATTCCAACTGCGTGAAAATCAGGGCAACCGGTTTTTACCGCAACGAAGTGACAGGCAGAGTTTCAAACAACCCCATTACGCTTGCTGCAAAGACTTGCTCGCCCGAACATGCGAACGTGAACATTCTCACGCATATCACTATCCCGCGCATCGAGCAGCTCACGATGAACCACATTGACTTCGCCGAAGCCAAGGCGCAGGCGGAGCGCGAAGCATTTGCCGCATTCGGGATTGACACGGTCATGCTTTATTCGCAGCCGTACTTCACCGACGGACGCACCGACAAGCCCGTTGCCGAAGATTTGGACATGTTCGGGAATAGCGAATACAGTGCCGCACTGTTTGCCATCTCCGCCATGATTCAAGGCGAGCGCAGCGAGAACGACATGATGAATCTCGCGAACAATCTCGCCGAAGACCTCAAGGGCGATGGCACTTGGAACGACCAGAACTGGAAAATTCAAATCGCCGACTGGATTGTAGGTCTCGACACGCTCTGGAAATACAACGACATTCGCAACAACGTTTCATCGTGGGGCATGAGCATTCCGAACTTCGAACGTTATATGCGCGCGTTTATCCCTATCGCTTACGGATTCGAGCCATGCACTGACGCCAACGCAGGGCAAGTCACTTACGTCAATCAAGGTCAAAGCGCCCTTTTCGCAAACGACTACGAGCACGCTGACCATTCCAGAGTCCGATTCATCTGCGATGCAAATTCCAAGGAATGGCGTATTGCGCAGCCCATCGAAAAAGACACGGCAGGATTTGGCCCCGGCGAATACGACAAAGAAGTCCGCGAAGGCCGCGTGAATCACGACAACTATTACATCTTCGAGACCGCCACAAACGCATGGCGCGTTGCTACCCCGCAAGAAGCCGATGGTTTCACCGACCTCGTTGAAGTTTATGCAAATCTCAAGTCCGATGAAAAAGCGGTCTTCATCATCCGCCACAGCGAACGCACCGATGACACGGGCCCGAACGGCCACTTGACCAGCAACGGAAAAACATACGCCCGCAATTTAGGCACCCGCCTCGCGACGATCGCCAAGGAAGATTTTTACTACGGTTATTCGGGCTACACACGCACGCAAGAAACTTGCGAAGAAATCGCCATCGGAAAAGGCCAAACTGGCCACACACTCAACATCCTCCCCTACATGGACGGAGCCTGGTATATCAAGGACGAAGCCACCGCCAACAACTATATCAACGCCGAAGGTGGCTGGGTCGTATTTTCCAAGTACGGTTTTACAGGCGCCTATCCAGACGCATTCTACGATTTAGAGACACGCAGCGAAGAACTCTTGAAAAACAACATTCTCGCAAACCTCCCGGCCATGAAACGCGTAAACGTCATGTGCACGCACGATTACCTGGTCGTGCCGCTCCTCGCCTACACCACCAACGGTCACGCGAACGTGCGCTACTACGAAAAATGGCGCTGGGTCAATTACCTCTCGGGCGTTGCAATGATTATCTCCGCTGACGGTTCCGTGCGTTACGTCCCCGTCAAGGGACTTGAATCGGGAACAATGTAA
- a CDS encoding ABC transporter permease subunit (The N-terminal region of this protein, as described by TIGR01726, is a three transmembrane segment that identifies a subfamily of ABC transporter permease subunits, which specificities that include histidine, arginine, glutamine, glutamate, L-cystine (sic), the opines (in Agrobacterium) octopine and nopaline, etc.), giving the protein MKKILEYLTCLMALTVLLTGCDEEVRKIESAAQLNDPQYTIGYEEGRDSALKDVPPRFRKLHLKYNSIADMNKNENLVLGMQTGFVFVDKETRRMLPKAEIKYYKSTPDMAYMVANGKLDGFINDEPVIRYAALENPNLAYIHADFEPMDIVIVFPKNDKAKALRDEMDEFIDKMHLSGMLDSIDNIWLGENEEKKVVEFPKAKPGMPTYKMATSAVNPPFEYIKNGKIVGYEMDLMARFCKEKGCGIEVHDVAFESVILGIETGMYDFAAATLSATPIFKEKNYLSHPIYVSECVMAVQILDGKAKQQVAKNPEDMIKSLNRDGAKIGLITGGVFDKVLNEFFPTAKSLFFNTYADMVKSIDAGKLDAMLVDEPTARLLVEGRKEVEIVNKILEKANYAFAFSKSEKGEKLCAQMTEFIQNSIKQGLQTDLESVWFGSDESLKKIDLSKLKATNGTLHLATNVEVAPFVYIKDNAIVGYDIDWVVRFCEAYGYGLEIVNMNFESILPSIVSGASDLAVGEITVTAERKRSVNFSTPVYDGGVVAIVKRTAEEEAVAPYEETFWGSLKKSFERTFIREDRWKLVAQGVGVTIFISILSGILGSLIGFGFCMLRLSRRQYANIFALGYIRLLQGIPSVVLLMVLFYIVFARTGLDGVWVAIIGFGMNFGAYAAEIMRTGILAVDKGQMEAALALGYTKPRAFFKIVFPQAAHHFLPVFQGEFISMVKMTSVVGYIAILDLTKASDIIRSRTYEAFFPLIMTAIIYLIIIWILTRVLTMLQHRLDPKIRAKRK; this is encoded by the coding sequence ATGAAAAAGATTCTCGAATATTTGACATGTCTTATGGCTTTGACGGTTTTGTTGACGGGCTGCGATGAAGAAGTACGTAAAATTGAAAGTGCGGCCCAGCTGAATGACCCGCAATATACAATTGGCTACGAAGAAGGGCGTGATTCTGCATTGAAGGATGTTCCGCCACGATTTAGAAAATTGCACCTCAAGTACAATTCCATTGCGGACATGAACAAGAACGAGAATCTTGTACTTGGAATGCAAACGGGTTTTGTCTTTGTCGATAAAGAAACGCGCCGAATGCTCCCCAAGGCCGAAATCAAGTATTACAAGTCTACTCCGGACATGGCTTACATGGTGGCGAACGGCAAGCTGGATGGCTTTATCAATGACGAACCTGTGATCCGCTATGCCGCACTCGAAAATCCAAACCTTGCTTATATTCATGCCGATTTCGAGCCGATGGATATTGTGATTGTTTTCCCGAAAAATGACAAGGCTAAAGCGCTTCGTGACGAAATGGATGAGTTTATCGACAAGATGCATCTGTCAGGAATGCTGGATTCGATTGATAACATTTGGCTCGGTGAAAATGAAGAGAAAAAGGTCGTGGAATTCCCGAAGGCAAAACCGGGGATGCCTACGTACAAAATGGCGACGAGCGCCGTGAATCCGCCGTTTGAATACATCAAGAATGGCAAAATTGTCGGCTACGAAATGGATTTGATGGCTCGTTTCTGCAAGGAAAAAGGTTGCGGCATTGAGGTCCATGACGTGGCTTTCGAATCGGTGATTCTTGGCATCGAAACGGGAATGTATGATTTTGCGGCGGCAACGCTTAGTGCAACTCCTATATTCAAGGAGAAAAATTATCTATCGCACCCTATTTACGTTTCTGAATGCGTGATGGCGGTGCAGATTCTTGATGGTAAAGCTAAGCAACAGGTAGCGAAAAATCCTGAAGACATGATTAAAAGCTTGAATCGCGATGGCGCTAAGATTGGCCTTATTACAGGAGGAGTTTTCGATAAAGTATTGAATGAATTTTTCCCGACAGCGAAGTCCCTGTTTTTCAATACTTATGCTGATATGGTCAAATCGATTGATGCTGGAAAATTGGATGCCATGCTAGTTGATGAGCCTACCGCAAGGCTTTTGGTAGAAGGTCGTAAAGAAGTTGAAATTGTAAATAAGATTTTAGAAAAGGCTAACTATGCCTTTGCTTTCTCAAAAAGTGAAAAAGGTGAAAAGTTGTGTGCACAAATGACAGAATTTATTCAAAATTCTATCAAACAAGGTTTGCAAACTGATTTGGAATCAGTCTGGTTTGGATCCGATGAATCGCTCAAGAAAATTGATTTGTCAAAGTTGAAAGCGACCAATGGAACACTTCACTTGGCCACGAATGTGGAGGTAGCCCCGTTTGTTTACATTAAGGACAATGCTATTGTTGGTTATGATATTGATTGGGTTGTCCGTTTTTGTGAGGCTTATGGTTATGGACTTGAAATTGTGAATATGAATTTTGAATCCATATTGCCGTCGATCGTGTCTGGCGCAAGTGATTTGGCCGTGGGGGAGATTACCGTTACCGCAGAACGAAAGCGAAGCGTTAATTTTTCTACTCCTGTTTATGATGGTGGAGTCGTTGCCATTGTAAAACGGACTGCAGAAGAAGAGGCTGTTGCCCCTTATGAAGAAACCTTTTGGGGTTCTTTAAAGAAAAGCTTCGAGAGAACATTTATTCGTGAAGACCGCTGGAAGCTTGTGGCGCAAGGTGTTGGCGTGACTATCTTTATTTCTATCCTTTCGGGGATTTTGGGCTCGCTGATTGGCTTTGGCTTTTGCATGTTGCGCCTCTCGCGTAGGCAATACGCCAATATTTTTGCACTTGGCTACATCCGCCTTTTGCAAGGAATTCCGTCGGTCGTGCTTTTGATGGTGCTGTTCTACATCGTGTTTGCGCGTACGGGGCTTGATGGCGTGTGGGTTGCCATTATCGGCTTTGGTATGAACTTTGGCGCCTACGCTGCCGAAATTATGCGCACGGGAATCTTGGCGGTCGATAAAGGACAAATGGAAGCTGCGCTTGCGCTCGGCTATACGAAACCTCGTGCGTTCTTCAAAATCGTCTTTCCGCAGGCGGCACACCACTTTTTGCCGGTGTTCCAAGGCGAATTTATTAGCATGGTGAAGATGACATCGGTGGTGGGCTATATCGCCATCCTGGATTTGACAAAAGCGTCGGATATTATCCGCAGTCGCACTTACGAGGCGTTCTTCCCGTTGATTATGACGGCAATTATTTACCTGATCATCATCTGGATTTTGACTCGCGTGCTTACGATGTTACAGCATAGGCTCGATCCGAAAATCCGTGCGAAGCGCAAGTAA